Genomic DNA from Candidatus Hydrogenedentota bacterium:
TCCACATCGCGGGTGGTGGACTCATAGTCCTGGTCATTGACGGTGATGGTCTGGAGGGCCATGAGTCCGCCGGGGTTGAGGAGGCCGGCGCACTTTTTGAAGAAAGCATCGTAGAACTGGTGCCCCACGGCCTCGAGCATCTCCACGGAAATGATCTTGTCGAAGCGGCCCTCGAGGTCGCGGTAGTCCTTGAGGAGCAGGGTGATCCGGTCCGCCAGGCCCGCCTCCCGCACCCGTTCGGCGGCCAGGTCATGCTGTTCCCGTGAAATGGTCGTGGTGGTGACGCGGCATCCGAAATTCCTGGCCGCATGGATGGCCAGGGCGCCCCAGCCCGTGCCGATTTCCAGGAGGCTGTCACCGGGGACCAGGCGGAGCATCCGGCAGAGCCGGTCCATTTTGGACACGGACGCCTCCTCCATGGTGCTCTCCGGCGTGTCGAAATAGCCGCAGGAGTAGGCCATGGTCGGGTCGAGAAAGAGGGCGAAAAAGTCATTGCCCAGGTCGTAGTGGGCGGCGATGTTGCGGCGGCTGCCTTCCCGCGAGTTTCGCCGGAAGAGATGCGACACCTGGTGCAGGGGCCACAGGAGCCTTCCCAGTCCGGAGTCCAGCCCGGTGAAGAACTGCCGGTTGCGCACGACAATCCGCACGAGCGCGGTCAGGTCGTCGCAGGTCCACAGTCCGTCCATGTAGGCCTCGCCCGCGCCGATGGTTCCCCCGAAGAGGATGCGGCGGTAGAAGGAGGGATGGCGCACCGTGATGGCGGCGTTTGCGAAGTCCGGGTCCGCCGCGCCCCGGCATACGGTTTCGCCGTCCCCGTCCCTGACGGAGACGGTCCCCGCCGAAACCCCCTTTACCAGACGCAGGAGCATTTCCTTTGCCCGGCGGTCCATCCATCCCGGAACGGCGTCCACATCGGCGTTCACGCCCATTTCAGCCAGAAGCGCTTCCCTTGACTTGTCCATGGCTCACGCATCCTCGCCCCCCATTTCCGCGTATTTCGGATGGGGATAAAACGGGGTCTTTTTCCACCACAGTTTCAACGCCTGCCAGTAGATGAGCCAGGCCACTTTTCCCGTCATGAAAGGGTGGCGAAGCAGGCTCAGGGCAAGCGCCGGGCCGGAAACCGGTTCACGGCGCAAAGTTAACGTGGCGTCGAGGACAATTTCTTCCCCGCGCCGGTCCTCCAGGTGAAAAACGAGGGTGTCGCCGGGCGGCGTGATGACACAACGGTATTCCAGGTCCATGCCGAGGAAGGGGGAGACATGAAAAGTCTTCGGGAAAGAGTACTCCATTGCCCCGTTTGCCTTGGCGGAGACGGGATTCGCCAGCACATACGGGTGCGTCTCATCCCAGGGGGTGTTGCGCACCTCGAGGACCACCGCCTCAGGTGCAGCGCCCTCCGGGGGCATGCAATAAAAGACACTTACCGGGTTGATGTAGTAGCCGAAATGGCGGAGATTGGTCAGGAGAAGGATGGGGCCGCCGGGGCGCGTTCCCGTTTCCCTTTCCACCCGGTCACGCACGGCCCCGTCCAGGGGCTGTTCCGGGGGGCCAAAATGGTCCGCGCGCCGGAACCACACCGGGGCGGGACGGCCTGTGGACCAGAGCCGGCGCCCGGCGAAGACCGTGTCCAGTTCCGCCAGGTCCAGCAGGAACATCTGGACGGAGTAGGTGAAGTCGTTGGTCGTGGGGGAGAAGCGGCGGTGCCGGACCCGGCCCGTGTAAAGGGCGCTGTTCACGGCGTCAGAGTCCTTTTCCGAAGGCTTTGCAGACGGCGAGGGCGCTGTTCACCCCGTCCTCATGGAACCCGTATCCCCAGTAGGCCCCGCAGAAATGGGCGCGGTTTTTCCCGTTGATTTCCTCGTGCCGCTTCTGCTGCTCGAGTCCGTCCGCGTTGAACACGGGGTGGTGGCACACGATGCGTTTCACCACGCTGGCGGGGTCCATGCCGTCCGTGTTCAGGCTGACGCAGAAGGGGCGGGGCGGGTCGAAGCTCTGGAGCATCTGCATGTTGTAGGTGAGGGTGGTGCGCCCCGGCTCCACGGGGAGGACGTGGTAGTTCCAGCTCGCCCAGGCCCGCCTGCGGCGGGGGAGGAGGGTGGTGTCCGTGTGGAGCACCACGTCGTTCTTCTGGTAGGGGATGGCCCCGAGGATTTCCCGTTCCAGGTCCGTGGCGTCCGCGAGCATGCCCAGGGTCTCGTCGCTGTGGCAGGCGAAAATGACCTCGTCAAAGGTTTCGGCGGCGCCCCCGCGCGGGGTGA
This window encodes:
- a CDS encoding class I SAM-dependent methyltransferase — protein: MGVNADVDAVPGWMDRRAKEMLLRLVKGVSAGTVSVRDGDGETVCRGAADPDFANAAITVRHPSFYRRILFGGTIGAGEAYMDGLWTCDDLTALVRIVVRNRQFFTGLDSGLGRLLWPLHQVSHLFRRNSREGSRRNIAAHYDLGNDFFALFLDPTMAYSCGYFDTPESTMEEASVSKMDRLCRMLRLVPGDSLLEIGTGWGALAIHAARNFGCRVTTTTISREQHDLAAERVREAGLADRITLLLKDYRDLEGRFDKIISVEMLEAVGHQFYDAFFKKCAGLLNPGGLMALQTITVNDQDYESTTRDVDFIKRYIFPGGQLPSLTAICQSLTRATDLRVFHLEDISAHYVTTLLRWRDNFWANVAEIRGLGYSETFLRMWDFYLCLCAGSFAERHTGDVQMLLAKPGWRPEPTA
- a CDS encoding DUF1365 domain-containing protein, with product MNSALYTGRVRHRRFSPTTNDFTYSVQMFLLDLAELDTVFAGRRLWSTGRPAPVWFRRADHFGPPEQPLDGAVRDRVERETGTRPGGPILLLTNLRHFGYYINPVSVFYCMPPEGAAPEAVVLEVRNTPWDETHPYVLANPVSAKANGAMEYSFPKTFHVSPFLGMDLEYRCVITPPGDTLVFHLEDRRGEEIVLDATLTLRREPVSGPALALSLLRHPFMTGKVAWLIYWQALKLWWKKTPFYPHPKYAEMGGEDA